From a region of the Vairimorpha necatrix chromosome 4, complete sequence genome:
- a CDS encoding myosin heavy chain → MKTEKKEEVLNLSEKNKSTDYKNIDKKWIWVTDKEKCYVVGHIIKEENDKIFVEVNNEIITCKESEVSKMNPPKFDLVDDLGSLSYLNEPSVLHNLISRYQNNLIYTYSGLFLLSVNPYRDLKIYNEKFIKKYSMNKKNEVEPHIYGVANEAYNNMLNNKENQSILITGESGAGKTENTKKVIEFLSSIAGYSHILKNESRNNIGLRSNEYKNNISIEATIDKKIIMSNPILEAFGNAKTIKNDNSSRFGKFIQIKFNGGNICGAFIEKYLLEKSRITYQNQDERNYHIFYQILKCNDKDLRKTLFIDEVTENFRFLKGTRNIEGIDDTIEFSKLREAFRNLNISEEVEIFYYKIVAAVLHLGNIKIIERNGKTEIENLEVVDKICKLLEIPSSQFINSLLYPVIKAGKEFIVQSRSTEQVYSIIDALAKILYDKMFDQIINELNNKLGTSQSTNFIGVLDIAGFEIFQENGFEQLCINYTNEKLQQFFNHHMFILEQDIYKKENIEWNFIDFGLDLQPTIDLIEKSNPIGILSYLDEECVMPKASDETFLNKLNSTIKNSKFKSVYFKDGFILEHYAGNVEYLVNNWITKNKDPNFENINELINKSANINVSNLSFVDKNIKRGFFRTVGQKHKEQLNSLMNTLSKTNPHFVRCIIPNLKKLPNLLENKLILEQLKCNGVLEGIRISRQGYPSRMSYNEFNERYKILRNDISVSENNNVENINISPLSYNNKEYSQEILKNINLSEGSYKFGITKIFFRQGILADIENLRDIKISEIMKKIQELARIKLENLKETLNEHRNKAIKIVKKNAKICIDLQKWNWWKVYLKIKPLLDVKMRDNELKEKDKIINKLNENLEEIKKKYEALNSKNIQINQENEKINKELEIEKIHILENSELIQGIRNEAKEIEKEKEDLKNKIKVLLKDHNNEKSELIQNLEKERNTRINLEGKIEDLENNRLQNANEELRNLQKLLNNLKEENKVLLKENNMNTKDLQNKMQELKEITVKNEDLNDNLKISQSNLETSNNNLKKLKEEKNDLIFENENLEKNNLKLEKDLEDQISEFRKIFEENKSLKSDFNLLKSDNNINLKKIKNLEDQILELENSHEKFERVEKSNFHSEKIINKLKEKLEFYINSNNLLRREIDDIREKNDSLTQARMDEFFEGQRKFELEKKNLKKQVQRLTNENFIMKKELDDLKASSESSEDSTLEKLYLILDKEKKLRRDLEQKILEYESQNHNLQSIINDLSKCICSTDESCICKCASCDSSCRSFKNIYVPDTEEIEKIIKNVNLLIEGFNTSYFKILYDQKSRINALSQEMIILKNNLLEKEKENQKLNMNLQRIDKEYNNLQEKYQDINNKMADISSINENYAVNISRLESEVAEKDNIIEIYNNKYEKIKKSQVEISQESEKYLTNLKKATQAYEQRLREYSDSKDKEISNLKSKLGDLETKLSLEYNKYELLCSEYEELKKNNMKIEPINIDYNPNHLIKIQDLERKKIILEKEIKNIKNKEKMFQMHFDKFKNENKELKKNIEDMRNENFNLLKDNNMLSIKSQQMERDISDSKEMIDFLKNISLSIKKKK, encoded by the coding sequence ATgaaaacagaaaaaaaagaagaagttctaaatttatctgaaaaaaacaaaagcactgattacaaaaatatagacAAGAAATGGATCTGGGTAACAGACAAAGAGAAATGTTATGTAGTCGGGCACAtcataaaagaagaaaatgataaaatttttgtagaAGTAAATAATGAAATCATCACTTGTAAAGAAAGCGAAGTGTCAAAAATGAATCCACCTAAATTTGATCTAGTTGATGATTTAGGATCACTGAGTTATTTGAATGAACCGAGTGTTTTACATAATCTAATTTCAAGGtatcaaaataatttgatttataCTTATTCAggattgtttttattatcagTAAATCCGTACAGAGAtctgaaaatttataatgaaaagtttattaagaaatattcaatgaataagaaaaatgaaGTTGAGCCGCATATTTATGGAGTAGCAAATGAAGCATATAATAATATGCtgaataataaagaaaatcagTCTATTTTGATTACGGGAGAAAGTGGAGCAGGAAAAACAGAAAACACTAAAAAAGtcatagaatttttatcatcaaTAGCAGGATATAGtcacattttaaaaaatgagtCAAGGAACAATATTGGATTGAGAAGCAAtgaatacaaaaataatatttcaataGAAGCGACAATTGATAAGAAAATTATCATGTCAAATCCAATCTTAGAAGCATTTGGTAATGCTaaaactattaaaaatgacaATTCAAGTAGATTTGGAAAATTTATAcagataaaatttaacgGTGGAAATATTTGTGGGgcttttatagaaaaatatttactagAGAAAAGTAGAATAACTTACCAAAATCAAGACGAAAGAAATTAtcacattttttatcaaatattaaaatgtaatGACAAAGATCTTAGGAAGACGTTGTTTATTGACGAGGTCACTGAGAATTTTAGATTTCTAAAGGGGACTAGAAATATAGAAGGTATTGATGATACAATtgaattttcaaaattaagAGAAGCctttagaaatttaaatatttctgaAGAGGtggaaattttttattataaaattgtcGCGGCCGTGTTACACTTgggaaatattaaaataattgagAGGAATGGGAAAACagaaatagaaaatttagaagttgtagataaaatttgtaaattattagaaatacCCTCTTCTCAATTTATAAACAGTCTACTTTATCCTGTAATTAAAGCAGGAAAAGAGTTTATTGTTCAGAGTAGATCAACAGAACAAGTTTACAGTATAATTGACGCATTGGCCaagattttatatgataaaatgtttgatcaaataattaatgaattaaataacaaattaGGCACTTCTCAAAGTACAAACTTCATTGGAGTTTTAGACATTGCAGGATTCGAAATATTTCAAGAAAATGGTTTTGAACAATTGTGTATAAATTACACTAATGAGAAATTacaacaattttttaatcatcACATGTTCATTTTAGAACAAGACATTTATAAGAAAGAAAACATAGAATGgaattttatagatttcGGCTTAGATTTACAACCTACTATCGATTTAATAGAGAAAAGTAATCCTATAGGAATATTAAGTTATTTAGATGAAGAATGTGTCATGCCTAAGGCATCAGACGAAACATTCCTTAATAAGTTGAACAGCaccataaaaaatagtaaatttAAGAGTGTGTATTTCAAGGATGGATTCATTTTAGAACATTACGCTGGAAATGTAGAATATTTAGTAAATAATTGGattacaaaaaacaaagacCCAAATTTcgaaaatattaatgaaCTGATAAATAAATCGGCAAATATTAATGTCAGTAACTTGAGTTTtgtagataaaaatataaaaagaggATTTTTTAGGACAGTGGGTCAAAAACATAAAGAACAGTTAAATTCATTAATGAACACTTTATCGAAAACTAATCCACATTTCGTAAGATGTATAATTCCCAATCTTAAGAAACTTCcaaatttattagaaaataaattgatCTTGGAACAACTCAAATGTAATGGAGTATTAGAAGGAATAAGAATAAGTAGACAGGGGTATCCTAGTAGGATGTCatataatgaatttaatgaaagatataaaatattaagaaatgATATTTCAGTATctgaaaataataatgtggagaatataaatatatctcCACTATCTTACAATAATAAGGAATATTCTCaggaaatattaaaaaatataaatttgtcaGAAGGATCTTACAAATTTGGTATCactaaaatattctttagaCAAGGAATACTGGCagatatagaaaatttaagagacataaaaataagtgAAATCATGAAGAAAATACAAGAACTGGCAAGAATCAAACTAGAAAATCTAAAAGAAACATTAAATGAACACAGAAATAAAGccataaaaattgtaaagaaaaatgcGAAAATATGCATAGACTTACAAAAATGGAACTGGTGGAAAGTATACCTGAAAATTAAACCACTTTTAGATGTTAAAATGAGAGACAACGAATTGAAagaaaaagacaaaattatcaacaaactcaatgaaaatttagaagaaataaaaaagaaatacgAAGCTttaaatagtaaaaatatcCAGATAAATCAAGAAAATGAGAAAATCAACaaagaattagaaattgagaaaattcatattttagaaaatagtGAATTAATACAAGGAATTCGTAATGAAGccaaagaaattgaaaaagaaaaagaagatttgaaaaataaaatcaaggttttattaaaagatcacaataatgaaaaatctGAATTGATACagaatttagaaaaagaaagaaatacAAGAATAAATCTTGAAGGGAAAATAGAAGACCTAGAAAATAACAGGCTACAAAATGCGAATGAAGAATTAAGAAATCTccagaaattattaaataatctaaaagaagaaaataaagtcctattaaaagaaaacaacATGAACACGAAGGAtctacaaaataaaatgcaGGAGCTCAAAGAAATTActgtaaaaaatgaagatttAAATGACAACCTTAAGATTTCCCAGTCTAATTTAGAAACCAGTAATAATAAtcttaaaaaacttaaagaaGAGAAAAATGATCTGATTTTTGAGAATGAAAATTTagagaaaaataatttaaaattagaaaaagatTTAGAAGATCAAATTTCAGAATTTAGAaagatttttgaagaaaataaaagtttaaagTCTGACTTTAATTTACTAAAGTCAgacaataatataaatttaaaaaagattaaaaatctagaagatcaaattttagaattaGAAAATTCACATGAGAAATTTGAAAGAGTAGAGAAGTCGAATTTCCATTCagagaaaattataaacaagCTTAAAGAGAAattagaattttatattaattctaATAATTTGTTAAGGAGAGAGATTGATGATATTAGAGAGAAAAATGATTCTTTGACACAAGCTAGAATGGATGAATTCTTTGAAGGACAAAGGAAATTTGAATTAGAAAAGAAGAATCTTAAGAAACAAGTCCAGAGACTTACAAATgagaattttataatgaaaaaagagCTTGATGATTTAAAGGCTTCTTCAGAATCTTCTGAAGATTCCACACTAGAGAAGCTTTACTTGATTTTagataaagaaaagaaattaagACGAGATTTAGAACAGAAGATTTTAGAATATGAAAGTCAGAATCATAATCTTCAGAGTATTATAAATGACTTATCTAAGTGTATTTGTTCTACTGACGAATCTTGTATTTGTAAATGCGCTTCCTGTGATTCATCTTGTCGATCttttaagaatatttatgtaCCTGATACTGAAGAAATAgagaaaattattaagaatgtaaatttattaatagaaGGATTTAATACATCgtattttaagattttatatgatCAGAAATCCAGGATTAATGCGCTTTCTCAAGAGatgataatattaaagaataatCTACTAGAGAAAGAGAAAGAAAATcagaaattaaatatgaatttacaGAGAATTGATAAAGAATACAATAATTTACAGGAGAAATATcaagatataaataataaaatggCGGATATCTCAAGTATCAATGAGAATTATGCAGTAAATATAAGTAGATTAGAGTCAGAAGTAGCAGAGAAAGATAATATTATtgagatttataataataaatatgagAAGATAAAGAAATCTCAAGTAGAAATATCTCAGGAATCAGAGAAATATTTGACTAATCTTAAAAAGGCCACTCAGGCCTACGAGCAGAGACTTAGAGAATATTCAGATTCTAaagataaagaaatttcaaatttaaaatctaaattgGGAGATTTAGAGACTAAATTATCATtagaatataataaatatgaattatTATGTTCAGAATATGAAGAATTAAAGAAGAATAATATGAAGATTGAGcctataaatattgattATAATCCGAATCATCTGATTAAAATACAAGATTTAGAAAGAAAGAAGATTATTTTAgagaaagaaattaaaaatataaaaaataaagagaaGATGTTCCAGATGCactttgataaatttaaaaatgaaaataaagaattaaagaaGAATATTGAGGATATGAGAAATGAGAAtttcaatttattaaaagataataaTATGTTGAGTATTAAGAGTCAGCAGATGGAGCGAGATATTTCTGATAGTAAAGAAATGATAGATTTCTTAAAGAATATAAGTTTgagtataaaaaagaagaaataa
- a CDS encoding DNA topoisomerase 3: MLILNIAEKPSVAKSISKILSQNISTQRGRHKYCPNNFFKYNDDNFIFTSVLGHIYSINFHQKYIWESIDPKTLFYEPIIKNVQEEFLDLKKNIEEQALKSDKVIIWTDCDREGEHIALQISNIIKAKKNIEIKRARFSGIIRNDIINALNNLVDINIKEADAVDCRMEMDLRIGSSFTILQTLALKNLFSSKRVISFGPCQIPTLGFVVERYLQIEKFKEETFYSLELKTKNDIWSWKRGEIFDKNCVTLFHRMLSDKVPVVVKKEVKNVTKLKPFPLRTVEFQKLCSSIFKISSHKLMSIAESLYNKGYISYPRTETDSFDKKFNFREILHKIATDNEYSEVVDFIKENMKLPRSGKNNDMAHSPIYPLKGGNDLSGLDKSIYNFIVRRFLGGLCDDAKGLETYYELIIDKEIFYIKGLKVTERNFLDIYTFDKWNNKEIGEYEINKEIFNYDFNIITGKTTPPSFLTESDLITLMDNNGIGTDATIHEHIQKIQERLYATKVNNFIIPEKLGIGLIKGYNELNLSFSKPFLRKDLEMSLENICNGQTSKNSVLKKEVLLYSNLYSTLSGQIDKLKQIVEDNLNKENIILDKRSDNNNEGFTDNKKDNDNKKGNANKKDLKKKDLKKDNDNKKAYDKENKAPNKNPESSKFSNKDDIKFCLCRQPCQYSPMENVIKYKCGSIPVKCNFYFTEEIKCKCNFAPKILMSFTENNKNRKFFKCKKSYKPCNFFKWAESKTE; the protein is encoded by the coding sequence ATGTTAATCTTAAACATTGCAGAAAAGCCTTCAGTAGCCAAATCAATTtccaaaattttatctcaAAATATTAGCACACAACGCGGTAGGCACAAATATTGcccaaataattttttcaaatataacGACGACAACTTCATTTTTACAAGTGTTTTAGGCCACATTTACAGTATAAATTTCCACCAAAAATACATTTGGGAATCAATAGACCCAAAAACTCTTTTTTACGAaccaataataaaaaatgtccaggaagaatttttagacttaaaaaaaaatatcgaaGAACAAGCTCTAAAATCCGATAAAGTGATTATTTGGACTGACTGTGACAGAGAAGGTGAACATATCGCTTTacaaatatcaaatattataaaagctaaaaagaatatagaaattaaaagagCTAGGTTTAGTGGAATTATAAGAAATGATATAATAAATGCTTTAAATAACTTGGTagatattaatattaaagaagCTGATGCTGTAGATTGTCGTATGGAAATGGATCTTAGAATAGGGTCATCatttacaattttacaaacattggctttgaaaaatttatttagtaGTAAACGGGTTATTAGTTTTGGACCTTGTCAAATACCAACTTTGGGATTTGTTGTTGAAagatatttacaaattgaAAAGTTTAAAGAAGAAACGTTTTATTCTTTAGAATTGAAAACTAAAAATGACATTTGGTCTTGGAAAAGAGGtgaaatttttgataaaaattgtgTCACTTTGTTCCACAGAATGTTATCAGACAAAGTTCCTGTTgtagtaaaaaaagaagtaaaaaatgttaCAAAACTCAAACCTTTTCCTTTGAGGACTGTCGAGTTCCAGAAATTATGTTCTtcgatttttaaaatttcttctcaTAAATTAATGTCCATTGCTGAGTCTTTGTATAACAAAGGATATATTTCGTATCCGAGAACAGAGACAGATTCTTTTgataaaaagtttaattttagaGAAATTCTTCATAAAATCGCGACTGACAATGAATATTCTGAGGTTGTggattttattaaagaaaatatgaaattacCTAGGTCgggtaaaaataatgacaTGGCTCATTCGCCCATTTACCCACTAAAAGGAGGTAATGATTTGTCGGGACTCGACAAATcgatttataatttcataGTAAGACGATTTCTCGGAGGTTTATGTGATGACGCAAAGGGTCTTGAGACTTATTACGAATTAATTATAGacaaagaaattttttatattaaaggTTTAAAAGTAACAGAAAGAAATTTTCTGGATATTTACACGTTTGATAAATGGAATAACAAAGAGATTGGCGAATATGAAATCaacaaagaaatttttaactatgattttaatattataacgGGGAAGACTACACCTCCGTCATTTTTAACAGAGTCAGATTTGATTACACTTATGGATAATAATGGAATAGGAACAGACGCCACAATCCACGAACacatacaaaaaatacaagaaaGATTGTATGCGACCAAAgtgaataattttataataccaGAGAAACTTGGAATAGGTCTGATTAAAGGGTATaatgaattaaatttatcatttagTAAGCCATTTCTAAGGAAAGATTTAGAAATGAGTCTTGAGAATATTTGTAATGGACAAACTAGTAAGAATTctgtattaaaaaaagaagtatTACTTTATTCCAATTTATATTCTACTTTAAGTGGCcaaattgataaattaaaacagATAGTAGAAGATAATTTGAACAAAGAGAATATCATTTTAGACAAAAGATCTGATAATAACAATGAAGGATTTactgataataaaaaagataatgataataaaaaaggcaacgctaataaaaaagatttaaaaaaaaaagatttaaaaaaagataatgaCAATAAAAAAGCGTATgacaaagaaaataaagcCCCAAATAAAAATCCTGAATCTTCAAAATTCTCAAATAAAGATGACATTAAATTCTGCCTCTGTAGACAGCCTTGTCAATATTCCCCAATGgaaaatgtaataaaatacaaatgcGGCAGTATCCCAGtaaaatgtaatttttattttactgAAGAAATCAAGTGTAAATGTAATTTCGCGCCTAAGATTTTGATGTCTTTTACagaaaataacaaaaatagaaaattttttaaatgtaaaaaatcttataaaccgtgtaattttttcaaatggGCTGAATCAAAAACGGaatga
- a CDS encoding DNA-directed RNA polymerase I subunit (RPA49) has translation MYILTNFNLKDKININFKEKDDSIYFIEQIDNIQINGTEKPMDCNFFIIESQDSDILNLENIQEAKIIECEVVYESGIKQEDYDRIDLIKTFGSKKDQDKLKVSQTDGYLKNPVKRFDNKSLILPKTQSSTNLLEAFNLLDMFSEDILESFKNLKIEDLELLEITKRFYDGSPSNKIKILLLDALLRLLNFKFVTEDVFEFSPYISLTPLFLNEIENRRLPKLFRDKIIIKIYILILQIENGKVKLASVPSFNQKIETVLDYFKILGCVYNKMTDEIKLVNRPIEVTTRFI, from the coding sequence ATGTACATCCTTACAAATTTCAAtcttaaagataaaataaatataaatttcaaagaaaaagacGACTCAATTTACTTCATTGAACAAATAGACAATATCCAAATAAATGGAACAGAAAAACCAATGGACtgtaatttctttattattgaaTCTCAAGATTCAgacattttaaatcttGAAAATATCCAAGAGGCCAAAATCATAGAATGCGAAGTCGTCTACGAGTCAGGAATAAAACAAGAAGATTATGACAGGATAGATTTAATCAAGACATTTGGTAGTAAAAAAGATCAAGATAAACTTAAAGTATCTCAGACTGAtggatatttaaaaaacccTGTCAAGAGATTTGACAATAAATCTCTGATCTTGCCTAAGACTCAGAGCAGTACAAATTTACTAGAAGCTTTTAATTTACTGGACATGTTCAGTGAAGACATTTTAGAATCttttaagaatttaaaaatagaagacTTGGAGTTATTAGAAATTACTAAGAGATTCTATGATGGGAGCCCaagtaataaaatcaagattttattacttGATGCTCTGCTTAGACTactaaatttcaaatttgtCACGGAGGATGTCTTTGAATTTTCTCCTTACATTTCTCTGACTCCTTTGTTTCTCAATGAAATTGAGAACAGAAGACTCCCGAAATTATTTAgagataaaattataattaagaTTTATATTCTCATTTTACAAATTGAAAATGGGAAAGTGAAATTGGCGAGTGTTCCAAGTTTCAATCAGAAGATTGAGACAGTATTAGATTATTTCAAGATACTTGGGTGTGTATATAATAAGATGACAGATGAGATTAAATTAGTGAATAGACCAATAGAAGTAACCACAAGattcatataa
- a CDS encoding transcription initiation factor TFIID subunit 12 (TAF12) has product MNIENHFIDAKKLLKLTNKRMEKDVIKNVQLLSEKFILDIINRASMLCRHKGKSVLDTSEVSFVVEKDFDYSFGTREIMNMNPQPSNEHIEKMAELSRQNK; this is encoded by the coding sequence ATGAACATTgaaaatcattttattgatgccaaaaaacttttaaaacttactaataaaagaatGGAGAAAGATGTCATTAAAAATGTTCAACTTCTCAGTGAGAAGTTTATTCttgatattataaatagaGCTTCTATGTTGTGTAGACATAAAGGGAAGTCTGTGCTTGATACGAGTGAAGTATCATTTGTAGTTGAAAAAGACTTTGACTATAGTTTTGGGACTAGGGAAATTATGAACATGAACCCGCAGCCCAGTAATGAgcatattgaaaaaatggCAGAATTAAGtagacaaaataaataa